In the Pseudomonas sp. ADAK2 genome, one interval contains:
- a CDS encoding LpxL/LpxP family acyltransferase, whose amino-acid sequence MSTDADKKHWADRQERGSFWLMKFTALCAKVLGRRLLSPLLYGIVLYFFLFGRSARKSAWQYQQRLADFSARPELRPTHWRVFGQFMAFADSMLDKLDVWNGKLSIQQIEIDDPALLRTQLRGARGQMLVGAHLGNLEVCRALAEIGEQVTMNVLVHTKHAEQFNRLLGEAGATNLRLIQVSELDPVIMLQLHERLERGEWLAIAGDRVPLHGGRRVIVDFLGHPAAFPQGPWLLAGLLKCKVNLLLCLKQPTGAYRLSLEPFAEAVVWKRSDREQVIHQWASRYAERLGHYCLEAPQQWFNFYPFWKTDDDANA is encoded by the coding sequence ATGAGCACTGACGCAGATAAAAAGCATTGGGCCGACCGCCAGGAGCGCGGCAGTTTCTGGCTGATGAAATTCACCGCACTGTGCGCCAAAGTGCTCGGCCGGCGGCTGTTGAGCCCGTTGCTGTACGGCATTGTCCTGTACTTTTTCCTGTTCGGCCGCAGCGCGCGCAAAAGCGCCTGGCAATACCAGCAACGCCTCGCTGACTTTAGCGCGCGTCCGGAGTTGCGCCCGACCCATTGGCGGGTCTTCGGCCAGTTCATGGCCTTCGCCGACTCCATGCTCGACAAGCTCGACGTGTGGAACGGCAAGCTGAGCATCCAGCAGATCGAAATCGACGACCCGGCGCTGTTGCGCACCCAACTGCGTGGCGCCCGTGGGCAGATGCTGGTGGGTGCGCACCTGGGCAATCTCGAGGTCTGCCGCGCGCTGGCGGAGATCGGCGAACAAGTCACCATGAACGTGCTGGTGCACACCAAGCACGCCGAGCAGTTCAACCGCTTGCTCGGCGAAGCCGGGGCGACCAATTTGCGCCTGATTCAGGTCAGCGAACTGGACCCGGTGATCATGCTGCAACTGCACGAACGCCTGGAGCGCGGCGAGTGGCTGGCGATTGCCGGCGACCGTGTGCCGCTGCATGGCGGGCGCCGCGTGATCGTGGACTTTCTCGGTCATCCGGCGGCATTCCCCCAGGGCCCTTGGCTGCTGGCCGGTTTGCTCAAGTGCAAGGTCAATCTGTTGCTGTGCCTGAAGCAACCGACAGGCGCCTACCGACTGAGCCTCGAACCCTTCGCCGAGGCCGTGGTGTGGAAGCGCAGCGACCGCGAACAGGTCATTCATCAGTGGGCTTCCCGCTACGCCGAACGCTTGGGTCACTATTGCCTTGAAGCGCCACAACAATGGTTCAACTTTTACCCTTTCTGGAAGACCGATGACGACGCCAACGCTTGA
- a CDS encoding acyl carrier protein: protein MQTRDDIFNTLRDALVELFELDPERVSLESNLYQDLEIDSIDAVDLIDHIKRQTGKKIAAEEFKSVRTVSDVVEAVYRLVQPAA, encoded by the coding sequence ATGCAAACTCGTGACGACATTTTCAACACCCTGCGCGATGCCCTGGTCGAACTCTTCGAGCTGGACCCCGAGCGCGTCAGCCTGGAATCCAACCTGTACCAGGACCTGGAAATCGACAGCATCGACGCCGTCGACCTGATCGATCACATCAAGCGCCAGACCGGCAAGAAAATCGCCGCCGAAGAATTCAAATCGGTGCGTACCGTCAGCGACGTGGTCGAGGCGGTCTACCGTCTGGTTCAACCGGCCGCATGA
- a CDS encoding acyl-CoA thioesterase encodes MRSKGVLHADTEILVPFFDVDTMHVVWHGHYVKYLEVARCALLDKLGHNYTAMVESGFAWPVIDLQLRYVRGAVFGQTLNVRASLVEWENRLKINYLISDQQTGERLTRASTVQVAVDMSSREMQLASPKVFTDAVERMLA; translated from the coding sequence ATGCGTAGCAAGGGAGTGCTTCACGCCGATACGGAAATCCTCGTGCCGTTCTTTGACGTCGACACCATGCACGTGGTCTGGCACGGCCATTACGTCAAATACCTGGAAGTCGCCCGCTGCGCGCTGCTGGACAAGCTCGGCCACAACTACACCGCCATGGTCGAGTCGGGGTTTGCCTGGCCGGTGATCGACCTGCAACTGCGCTACGTGCGCGGCGCGGTGTTCGGCCAGACGCTCAACGTGCGCGCCAGTCTGGTGGAGTGGGAGAACCGATTGAAGATCAATTACCTGATCAGCGATCAGCAAACCGGTGAACGCCTGACCCGCGCCAGCACGGTGCAGGTCGCGGTCGATATGAGCAGCCGTGAAATGCAATTGGCCTCGCCCAAGGTCTTCACCGACGCCGTCGAAAGGATGCTCGCATGA
- a CDS encoding acyl-CoA synthetase family protein, producing the protein MNWITLEHLLLKAQPERAMTADPALNHAQLCEQALSLAAGLQAQGVRRMAVHLEDAAELAIALLGAWRAGVSVLLPADLQAQTRQRWSTEVDLWLTDQADDAHLADYQHSPMPAAALDLDRCQLSLCTSGSSGEPKRIDKTLRQLANEVEALEQLWGADLGPACIIGSVGTQHIYGLLFRVLWPLCAGRPFVRKQLAFPEDLQRASREYPAFAWVASPALLKRMGDNLDWPALSAVRRVFSSGGALPAEAAQSLFERLQQWPTEILGSSETGGIAWRQGQDLWQPFADVRLSQDSDGALLIASPYLPADHIEHTADAARIAADGRFELLGRLDRIVKLEEKRISLPMLEQALMAHDWVAEARLGVVQENRASLGALLVLSQKGLHALRNQGRRTLTQELRQHLSQHCEALALPRRWRLLRQLPSNAQGKLPQAEVEALLLAPRPKGPEVLEQVETDGEWSLQLAVPPDLAYFSGHFPQAPVLPGVVQVEWALSLGQQLLELPALFAGMEVLKFQQLVRPGDEIQLHLRFDPVRHKLYFTFRNDTATCSSGRIVLEAADA; encoded by the coding sequence ATGAATTGGATAACACTTGAGCACCTGCTGCTCAAGGCTCAGCCGGAACGTGCCATGACGGCCGACCCGGCGCTGAATCACGCGCAATTGTGCGAACAGGCCCTGAGTCTCGCTGCCGGTCTGCAAGCCCAGGGCGTGCGGCGCATGGCCGTGCACCTCGAAGACGCCGCCGAGCTGGCGATTGCGCTGCTGGGCGCCTGGCGTGCCGGGGTCAGCGTGTTGCTGCCCGCCGACCTGCAAGCCCAGACCCGCCAGCGCTGGTCGACTGAAGTCGATCTGTGGCTGACCGATCAGGCCGACGACGCACACCTGGCCGATTATCAACATTCGCCAATGCCCGCCGCCGCGCTGGATTTGGATCGCTGTCAGTTGAGCCTGTGCACCTCCGGCTCCAGCGGCGAACCCAAGCGCATCGACAAAACCCTGCGCCAGTTGGCCAATGAAGTCGAAGCCCTGGAGCAACTGTGGGGCGCCGACCTGGGCCCGGCGTGCATCATCGGCAGCGTTGGCACTCAACACATTTACGGTTTGCTGTTCCGCGTGCTGTGGCCGCTGTGCGCCGGGCGACCGTTCGTGCGCAAGCAACTGGCCTTCCCGGAAGACTTGCAGCGTGCCAGCCGCGAATACCCGGCGTTCGCCTGGGTCGCCAGCCCGGCGCTGCTCAAACGCATGGGCGACAACCTCGACTGGCCGGCCCTGAGCGCGGTGCGTCGGGTGTTTTCCTCCGGTGGCGCCCTGCCCGCCGAGGCTGCACAAAGCCTGTTCGAGCGCTTGCAGCAATGGCCAACGGAAATCCTCGGCAGCTCGGAAACCGGCGGCATTGCCTGGCGTCAGGGGCAAGACCTGTGGCAGCCGTTCGCCGACGTCCGGCTGAGCCAGGACAGCGACGGCGCGCTGCTGATCGCATCGCCCTACTTGCCGGCCGACCACATCGAACACACCGCCGACGCTGCGCGGATCGCCGCCGATGGCCGTTTCGAACTGCTGGGACGGCTGGACCGCATCGTCAAACTGGAAGAGAAACGTATCTCGCTACCGATGCTGGAACAGGCGCTGATGGCCCACGACTGGGTCGCCGAAGCGCGCCTTGGGGTGGTCCAGGAAAACCGCGCCTCATTGGGCGCGTTGCTGGTGCTCAGCCAAAAAGGGCTGCACGCCCTGCGCAATCAGGGGCGGCGAACCCTCACCCAAGAACTGCGTCAACACCTGAGCCAGCATTGCGAAGCCCTGGCCTTGCCCCGCCGCTGGCGCCTGCTGCGGCAACTGCCGTCGAACGCCCAAGGCAAATTGCCCCAGGCCGAAGTCGAAGCGCTGCTGCTGGCACCGCGCCCCAAGGGACCGGAAGTGCTGGAACAGGTCGAAACCGACGGCGAATGGAGCCTGCAACTGGCCGTGCCGCCGGACCTCGCCTACTTCAGCGGGCACTTTCCCCAGGCGCCGGTATTGCCCGGCGTGGTGCAGGTGGAGTGGGCGCTGAGCCTGGGTCAACAGCTGCTGGAATTGCCGGCCCTGTTCGCCGGGATGGAAGTGCTGAAATTCCAGCAACTGGTGCGTCCGGGCGACGAAATTCAGTTGCACCTGCGGTTCGACCCAGTGCGCCACAAGTTGTATTTCACCTTTCGCAACGACACCGCCACCTGCTCCAGCGGGCGGATTGTGCTGGAGGCGGCGGATGCATAA
- a CDS encoding lysophospholipid acyltransferase family protein, whose translation MDLATQPVADKNRDAYYWRLLATAASFTLFGLGGLCLRLLVFPLLGCLPGDAQAHRLRARKTVSRCFWFFVRFMARTGVLTYDIQGAEKLGRPGQMIIANHPSLIDVVFLIGLVPHTNCVVKKSLWENPFTRGPLRSTEYISNDGSMDMLDAAADALKSGQTLIIFPEGTRTQPGQAPAFHRGGAAIALRGAKILTPVIIKVSPSTLTKAEPWYRIPKRRVHFSFRVGADIDPQAFAAQGPPPQASRKLNDYLHHYFIKELAEDERSAP comes from the coding sequence ATGGACCTGGCAACGCAACCTGTAGCCGATAAAAACCGCGACGCCTATTACTGGCGCCTGCTGGCCACCGCCGCGAGCTTCACCCTGTTCGGGTTGGGCGGGCTGTGCCTGCGGCTGCTGGTTTTTCCGCTGCTCGGCTGCCTGCCCGGCGATGCCCAGGCCCATCGGCTGCGGGCGCGCAAAACCGTCAGTCGCTGTTTCTGGTTTTTTGTCCGGTTCATGGCCCGCACCGGCGTGCTGACCTACGACATTCAAGGCGCGGAAAAACTCGGCCGCCCGGGGCAAATGATCATCGCCAATCACCCGTCGCTGATTGACGTGGTGTTCCTGATTGGCCTCGTGCCCCACACCAACTGCGTGGTCAAAAAGAGCCTCTGGGAGAACCCCTTCACCCGAGGCCCGTTGCGCAGCACCGAATACATCAGCAACGACGGCAGCATGGACATGCTCGACGCTGCTGCCGACGCCCTGAAAAGTGGCCAGACCCTGATCATTTTCCCCGAAGGCACCCGCACCCAACCCGGCCAGGCACCGGCCTTTCATCGGGGTGGCGCGGCCATTGCCCTGCGCGGTGCGAAAATCCTCACCCCGGTGATTATCAAGGTCAGCCCGAGCACATTGACCAAGGCCGAACCCTGGTATCGGATACCAAAACGTCGCGTGCACTTCAGTTTCCGTGTGGGGGCCGATATAGACCCACAAGCCTTCGCCGCGCAGGGTCCGCCCCCGCAGGCCTCGCGCAAGCTCAATGATTACTTGCATCACTACTTTATTAAGGAGCTCGCCGAAGATGAGCGATCTGCACCGTGA
- a CDS encoding HAL/PAL/TAL family ammonia-lyase — protein MTTPTLEPVTFGELPLRIEDVLALANRQAPTQLQGDPEFRERIAKGARFLDSLLDKEGVIYGVTTGYGDSCVVAVPLHHVEALPRHLYTFHGCGLGKLLDAQATRAVLAARLQSLCHGVSGVRVELLERLQAFLEHDILPLIPEEGSVGASGDLTPLSYVAATLSGEREVMFRGERREAADVHRELGWTPLVLRPKEALALMNGTAVMTGIACLAFARADYLLQLATRITAMNVVALQGNPEHFDERLFAAKPHPGQMQVAAWLRKDLAIDAPTAPLHRLQDRYSLRCAPHVLGVLADSLNWLRSFIEIELNSANDNPIIDAEAERVLHGGHFYGGHIAFAMDSLKTLVANVADLLDRQLALLVDERYNHGLPSNLSGATADRAMLNHGFKAVQIGTSAWTAEALKNTMPASVFSRSTECHNQDKVSMGTIAARDAVRVLELTEQVAAATLLAANQGVWLRGQAEDARPLPPSLAAMHEELAKDFPPVIEDRALEGELRLCLKRIAEQHWRLHA, from the coding sequence ATGACGACGCCAACGCTTGAGCCGGTAACCTTCGGCGAACTCCCTTTGCGCATCGAAGACGTGCTGGCCCTGGCCAATCGTCAGGCGCCGACGCAGTTGCAGGGTGACCCTGAATTTCGCGAGCGCATCGCCAAAGGCGCGCGATTCCTCGATTCCCTGCTGGACAAGGAAGGCGTGATTTACGGTGTGACCACCGGTTATGGCGATTCCTGCGTAGTCGCGGTGCCGCTCCATCACGTCGAAGCGCTGCCGCGTCATCTGTACACCTTTCACGGTTGTGGCCTGGGAAAATTGCTTGATGCCCAAGCCACCCGCGCAGTCCTCGCGGCGCGTTTGCAGTCGCTGTGTCACGGCGTGTCCGGTGTGCGCGTGGAGTTGCTGGAACGCCTGCAAGCCTTCCTCGAACACGACATCCTGCCGCTGATCCCGGAAGAAGGTTCGGTCGGCGCCAGCGGTGATTTGACGCCGCTGTCCTATGTGGCCGCGACCCTGTCCGGCGAACGCGAAGTGATGTTCCGTGGCGAACGCCGCGAAGCCGCCGATGTACATCGCGAGCTCGGCTGGACGCCGCTGGTGTTGCGCCCGAAAGAAGCCCTGGCGCTGATGAACGGCACCGCCGTGATGACCGGCATTGCTTGCCTGGCCTTCGCCCGCGCCGATTACTTGCTGCAACTGGCGACCCGCATCACCGCGATGAACGTGGTCGCGCTGCAAGGCAACCCGGAGCATTTCGACGAGCGCCTGTTCGCCGCCAAGCCGCATCCGGGGCAGATGCAAGTCGCCGCGTGGCTGCGCAAGGATCTGGCGATCGACGCGCCGACCGCGCCGTTGCATCGCCTGCAAGACCGCTACTCCCTGCGTTGCGCACCGCATGTACTCGGCGTGTTGGCCGACAGCCTGAACTGGCTGCGTTCATTCATCGAGATCGAACTCAACAGCGCCAACGACAACCCGATCATCGACGCCGAAGCCGAACGCGTGCTGCACGGTGGGCACTTCTATGGCGGCCACATCGCATTCGCCATGGACAGCCTGAAAACCTTGGTCGCCAACGTCGCCGACCTGCTCGACCGGCAACTCGCGTTGCTGGTGGACGAGCGTTACAACCACGGTTTGCCGAGCAACCTGTCCGGCGCCACGGCCGACCGCGCCATGCTCAACCACGGCTTCAAGGCTGTGCAAATCGGCACCAGCGCCTGGACCGCCGAAGCGCTGAAAAACACCATGCCCGCCAGCGTGTTCTCGCGCTCCACCGAGTGCCACAACCAGGACAAAGTAAGCATGGGCACCATCGCCGCTCGCGATGCGGTGCGTGTGCTGGAGCTGACCGAACAGGTCGCCGCCGCCACTTTGCTCGCCGCCAATCAAGGCGTCTGGCTGCGTGGCCAGGCCGAAGATGCACGACCACTGCCACCGTCCCTGGCGGCGATGCACGAAGAACTGGCCAAGGACTTCCCGCCGGTCATCGAAGACCGCGCCCTGGAAGGCGAACTGCGCCTGTGCCTGAAACGAATCGCCGAGCAACACTGGAGGCTGCATGCGTAG
- a CDS encoding glycosyltransferase family 2 protein produces MHNPCAIIPVYNHETAITTVVDALLAQGLPCILVDDASTPACAKVLDQLALRDHVFLIRLTVNQGKGGAVMTGLREASRLGFSHALQVDADGQHDLTDVATFIEQSRAHPDAVICGYPLYDASVPKGRLYARYLTHVMVWINTLSLQIRDSMCGFRVYPLPPTLALISSAKIGKRMDFDSDILVRLAWQNLPMQWLQTKVHYPLDGVSHFRLFHDNVLISSMHTRLFFGMLLRAPVILWRRWRA; encoded by the coding sequence ATGCATAACCCCTGCGCCATCATCCCGGTCTACAACCACGAAACCGCCATCACCACGGTGGTCGATGCCCTGCTCGCCCAAGGTTTGCCGTGCATTCTGGTAGACGACGCCAGCACCCCGGCCTGCGCAAAAGTGCTCGATCAACTGGCGCTGCGGGACCACGTCTTTCTGATCCGCCTCACCGTCAATCAAGGCAAGGGCGGCGCGGTCATGACCGGTTTACGCGAAGCCTCGCGCCTGGGCTTCAGCCATGCCTTGCAAGTGGACGCCGACGGCCAGCATGACCTGACCGACGTCGCGACGTTCATCGAACAATCCCGCGCCCACCCCGACGCGGTGATCTGCGGTTATCCGCTGTACGACGCCAGCGTGCCCAAGGGCCGCTTGTATGCGCGCTACCTGACCCACGTGATGGTGTGGATCAACACCTTGTCGCTACAGATCCGCGATTCGATGTGCGGCTTTCGCGTCTATCCATTACCGCCGACCCTGGCGCTGATCAGTTCGGCGAAGATCGGCAAGCGCATGGATTTCGACTCGGACATTCTGGTGCGCCTGGCTTGGCAAAACCTGCCGATGCAGTGGCTGCAAACCAAGGTCCATTACCCGCTGGACGGCGTCTCGCATTTTCGCCTGTTCCACGACAACGTTTTGATCTCGAGCATGCACACCCGGCTGTTCTTCGGCATGTTGTTGCGCGCTCCGGTGATCCTCTGGCGGCGGTGGCGGGCATGA
- a CDS encoding phosphopantetheine-binding protein, with protein sequence MSDLHREIKTLIIDALGLEDISIDDIGDDQTLFGEGLGLDSVDALELGLAIQKKYGIKIDADAKDTRNHFTNVASLAAFVTAKQAA encoded by the coding sequence ATGAGCGATCTGCACCGTGAAATAAAAACCCTGATCATCGACGCCCTGGGCCTCGAAGACATCAGTATCGACGACATCGGCGACGACCAGACCCTGTTTGGCGAAGGCCTGGGCCTGGACTCGGTAGACGCCCTGGAACTCGGCCTGGCGATCCAGAAAAAGTACGGCATCAAGATCGATGCCGACGCCAAGGACACCCGTAATCACTTCACCAACGTGGCGAGCCTTGCGGCGTTCGTCACTGCAAAACAGGCAGCTTGA
- a CDS encoding beta-ketoacyl synthase chain length factor — protein sequence MFVINFNIAQWRAWAPGLESVDDWQAWSRQPVALPCSDAAPDVSFLPAMQRRRLSRLARMAFSVGWPLADGRQDLPLVFISRHGETPRTFDILSDLAANQPLSPTQFSLSVHNAVIGLWSIMRGETSEMTALAAAGDGLEHGMLEAAALLSEGAPAVLLVVTEEQPPEAYSAWIDDVPFPYAVGLLLTPGNDWQLSLNSNPDALSKAHWPHALNLLRTLLGQQSTCQHAWKNRVWTWQRNL from the coding sequence ATCTTTGTGATCAACTTCAACATCGCCCAATGGCGCGCATGGGCCCCTGGGCTCGAAAGCGTGGACGATTGGCAGGCCTGGAGCCGACAACCGGTCGCGCTCCCATGCAGCGATGCCGCTCCCGATGTGTCGTTTCTGCCGGCCATGCAGCGCCGGCGACTCAGCCGCCTGGCGCGAATGGCCTTCAGCGTCGGCTGGCCGTTGGCCGATGGTCGGCAGGACCTACCGTTGGTCTTTATTTCCCGTCACGGCGAAACCCCGCGCACCTTCGATATTCTCAGTGACCTGGCAGCCAACCAGCCGCTGTCGCCGACCCAATTCAGCCTCTCCGTGCACAACGCCGTCATCGGCCTGTGGTCGATCATGCGCGGCGAAACCAGTGAAATGACCGCCCTCGCCGCCGCCGGCGACGGCCTTGAACACGGCATGCTTGAGGCCGCGGCATTACTTTCGGAAGGCGCGCCCGCCGTATTGCTGGTGGTCACCGAAGAACAACCACCCGAGGCCTACTCGGCCTGGATCGACGATGTGCCCTTTCCTTACGCGGTCGGTCTGCTGCTCACCCCTGGGAACGACTGGCAGCTGTCCCTGAACAGCAACCCGGATGCACTGTCCAAAGCTCACTGGCCCCATGCCTTGAATCTATTGCGTACCCTGCTCGGCCAGCAGTCAACCTGCCAACATGCCTGGAAAAATCGTGTATGGACCTGGCAACGCAACCTGTAG
- a CDS encoding outer membrane lipoprotein carrier protein LolA yields the protein MLGFSSLAQAFDLQQLSDQLAKPDVIHGHFIQEKHLRALPQPLTSKGTFVLAKNHGLLWLLKTPLQQDYRITAKGIARRDANGWQLLPGKSAGAEQNRLFLAVLQGDSSGLQRDFELSLSGDAQKWKLTLTPRSMLLKQVFNQINIDGGELVNSIELLETQGDSTLMRMQDSTSAQPLSDAEQHDFAE from the coding sequence ATGCTCGGGTTTTCTTCGTTGGCGCAGGCTTTTGATTTGCAGCAGTTGAGCGATCAGCTGGCAAAGCCTGACGTGATCCACGGCCATTTCATCCAGGAAAAACACCTGCGTGCCCTGCCCCAGCCGCTGACCAGCAAGGGCACTTTCGTCCTCGCGAAAAACCACGGTTTGCTCTGGCTGCTGAAAACCCCGTTGCAACAGGATTACCGCATCACCGCCAAGGGCATCGCCCGACGTGATGCCAACGGCTGGCAATTGCTGCCGGGCAAGAGCGCCGGTGCTGAGCAGAACCGCTTGTTCCTCGCCGTGCTGCAAGGCGACAGCAGCGGCCTACAACGGGATTTCGAGCTGTCGCTGAGTGGCGACGCACAGAAATGGAAGCTGACCCTGACCCCGCGCTCGATGCTGCTCAAGCAGGTGTTCAACCAGATCAACATCGATGGCGGCGAACTGGTGAACAGCATCGAACTGCTGGAAACCCAGGGTGACAGCACCCTCATGCGCATGCAGGACAGCACCAGCGCCCAACCGTTAAGCGATGCGGAGCAACATGACTTTGCCGAGTGA